One genomic region from Pseudomonas sp. R5-89-07 encodes:
- a CDS encoding aminotransferase — protein sequence MLLATLIHRASLPCPQLSLGQAADLLEQHYGLGGTLQSLGSQQDLNYRIDSAVGRFVLKICRGDYAANELLAQHAALNQLQGHAQLRVPKVIKALNGDELLTVSVDGQTLHLRLLDYIDGQPLTHLPHLGRDVIAGFGDLCGRMSLALATFTHPGLDRTLQWDPRHALELISHLVTTLPDLAHRAALEQVARQVEAHLRPLAAHLPWQAVHMDITDDNVVWQRDAQRRWQVQGVIDFGDLVHTWRIADLSVTCAALLHHADGDPFAILPAIQACHAVTPLQREELQVLWPLIVARAAVLVLSSEQQQRLDPDNAYLLKNAEHEWEIFHVATSVPFELMEAAILSCVGETLPALASQEFAPLLPGLVGREFALIDLGVLSPHFEAGNWETPGIDRRLLDEAAAVHGLAASRYGQYRLSRTRPDSGGEPDTFALHAELRLPHGTVLEAPFAGTLREGADGLLCLCAERLNLRLWGVKTLLSPGAGVVKGQMLGEVHGPLIVQLCRADLEPPLFCVPARAPAWQALCPSPAVLLGLACDAEPELDPEALLARRDASFARSQKHYYVDPPRIERGWRNHLIDMQGRSYLDMLNNVAVLGHGHPRMAAVAARQWSLLNTNSRFHYAAIAEFSERLLALAPKGMDRVFLVNSGTEANDLAIRLAWAYSGGRDMLSVLEAYHGWSVAADAVSTSIADNPQALSSRPDWVHPVMAPNTYRGEFRGPDSAPDYVRSVEHNLAKVAASQRQLAGFICEPVYGNAGGISLPPGYLQQVYGLVRAQGGVCIADEVQVGYGRMGHFFWGFEEQGVVPDIITMAKGMGNGQPLGAVITRRAIAEALEAEGYFFSSSGGSPVSCRIGIAVLDVMEEEGLWENAQVVGGYFKTRLQALIEHHPLVGAVHGSGFYLGLELVRDRQTLEPATQETALLCDRLRELGVFMQPTGDYLNILKIKPPMVTTRRSVDFFVDMLSKVLNEQL from the coding sequence GCGATGAGCTGCTGACCGTCAGCGTCGACGGGCAAACCCTGCACCTGCGTCTATTGGATTACATCGACGGCCAGCCCCTGACCCATTTGCCTCACCTGGGCCGCGATGTGATCGCAGGGTTCGGCGATTTGTGCGGGCGAATGAGCCTGGCGCTGGCAACGTTCACCCACCCCGGACTGGACCGCACCCTGCAGTGGGACCCACGCCACGCGCTCGAGCTGATCTCCCATCTAGTGACCACGCTGCCCGACCTCGCTCATCGCGCGGCACTTGAGCAGGTCGCCCGACAGGTCGAAGCGCATCTGCGCCCGTTGGCTGCACACTTGCCCTGGCAGGCCGTGCACATGGACATCACCGATGACAACGTGGTCTGGCAACGCGACGCGCAGCGACGCTGGCAAGTCCAGGGCGTGATTGATTTCGGCGACCTGGTGCACACCTGGCGCATCGCTGATCTGTCGGTGACGTGCGCAGCGCTGCTGCACCACGCCGATGGCGACCCTTTTGCCATCCTGCCGGCGATCCAGGCCTGTCACGCGGTAACGCCGTTGCAGCGCGAAGAGTTGCAGGTGCTGTGGCCGTTGATCGTCGCCCGTGCGGCGGTGTTGGTGCTGAGCAGTGAACAGCAGCAACGCCTGGACCCTGATAACGCCTACCTGTTGAAAAATGCCGAGCACGAGTGGGAGATCTTCCACGTCGCGACATCGGTGCCGTTCGAATTGATGGAAGCGGCGATCCTGAGTTGCGTCGGCGAAACGTTGCCAGCCTTGGCCAGCCAGGAGTTCGCCCCCTTGCTCCCGGGGCTGGTCGGGCGGGAGTTCGCGCTGATTGACCTGGGAGTGCTCAGCCCGCATTTCGAGGCGGGTAATTGGGAAACGCCTGGTATAGATCGGCGCCTGCTGGACGAAGCCGCGGCGGTGCATGGGCTGGCGGCCAGCCGGTATGGGCAATATCGGTTGTCGCGTACCCGCCCGGACAGCGGGGGCGAGCCGGATACTTTTGCCCTTCACGCCGAGTTACGCCTGCCCCATGGCACAGTGCTCGAAGCGCCTTTTGCGGGAACCCTGCGCGAAGGGGCTGACGGCTTGCTGTGCTTGTGCGCAGAGCGACTGAACCTGCGCCTATGGGGCGTGAAAACGCTGCTCAGCCCCGGAGCAGGGGTTGTGAAAGGGCAAATGCTGGGTGAGGTGCACGGGCCGTTGATCGTGCAGCTGTGCCGTGCCGACCTTGAGCCACCGCTGTTCTGTGTCCCCGCCAGGGCGCCGGCATGGCAGGCGTTGTGCCCGTCGCCGGCTGTGCTGCTCGGGCTGGCCTGCGATGCCGAGCCGGAGCTGGATCCCGAGGCCCTGCTGGCCCGGCGCGACGCCAGCTTCGCCCGCTCGCAGAAGCATTACTACGTCGACCCGCCCCGTATCGAGCGGGGCTGGCGCAATCACCTGATCGACATGCAAGGCCGCTCCTACCTGGACATGCTCAACAACGTGGCGGTGCTGGGCCACGGTCATCCACGCATGGCGGCGGTGGCAGCGCGGCAATGGTCGCTGCTCAACACCAATTCACGTTTTCATTACGCGGCGATTGCGGAATTTTCCGAACGCCTGCTGGCGCTCGCGCCAAAGGGCATGGACCGGGTGTTCCTGGTCAACAGTGGCACCGAAGCCAATGACCTGGCGATCCGCCTGGCCTGGGCCTACAGCGGTGGGCGCGACATGCTCAGTGTGCTGGAGGCCTATCACGGCTGGTCGGTGGCGGCGGACGCGGTGTCTACCTCGATTGCCGATAACCCCCAGGCGTTGAGCAGCCGCCCCGACTGGGTGCACCCGGTGATGGCGCCGAATACCTATCGAGGTGAGTTTCGCGGGCCAGACAGCGCGCCAGACTATGTAAGAAGCGTGGAACATAACCTGGCGAAAGTCGCCGCTAGCCAACGTCAACTGGCGGGATTCATCTGCGAACCGGTGTATGGCAATGCCGGTGGCATTTCGTTGCCGCCAGGCTATCTGCAGCAGGTCTATGGGCTGGTCCGCGCCCAGGGCGGTGTGTGTATCGCCGATGAGGTGCAGGTGGGTTATGGCCGCATGGGGCATTTTTTCTGGGGTTTTGAAGAGCAGGGCGTCGTGCCGGACATCATTACCATGGCCAAGGGTATGGGCAACGGCCAGCCTTTGGGTGCGGTGATCACCCGTCGAGCAATTGCCGAAGCCCTGGAAGCCGAGGGCTATTTCTTTTCGTCATCGGGCGGTAGCCCTGTCAGTTGCCGTATCGGCATAGCGGTGCTGGACGTGATGGAGGAAGAAGGGCTGTGGGAAAACGCCCAGGTGGTGGGCGGATACTTCAAGACACGCCTGCAAGCCTTGATCGAGCACCATCCGCTAGTCGGTGCGGTACACGGTTCCGGCTTCTATCTGGGGCTCGAGCTGGTACGTGACCGGCAAACCCTGGAGCCCGCGACGCAGGAAACTGCGCTGTTATGTGATCGTCTACGCGAATTGGGCGTGTTCATGCAGCCGACCGGCGACTACCTGAACATCCTCAAGATCAAGCCGCCGATGGTCACAACCCGGCGCAGTGTGGATTTCTTCGTCGACATGCTGTCGAAGGTGCTGAATGAGCAGCTGTAG
- the aguA gene encoding agmatine deiminase: MTTLHSTPRADGFHMPAEWAPQTQTWMIWPERPDNWRLGGKPAQAAHVAVAKAIARFEPVTVAVSAGQYENARSRLDVPNIRVVEMSSDDAWVRDTGPTFVINDSGEVRGVNWDFNAWGGFDGGLYAPWNRDAQVGGKILEIERASRYRTEGFVLEGGSIHVDGEGTLITTEECLLNRNRNPHLDRAAIEAVLSANLAVDKIIWLPDGLFNDETDGHVDNFCCYVRPGEVLLAWTDDPQDPNYSRCHAAMDVLQSSTDAQGRSFTVHKMPIPGPLYATEEECAGVDPVDGSQERNPSVRLAGSYVNFLIVNGGIIAPSFDDPLDHQAKQILQNLFPQHEVVMVPGRELLLGGGNIHCLTQQQPAPQRN, from the coding sequence ATGACCACCCTGCACAGCACGCCACGCGCCGATGGCTTCCATATGCCCGCCGAATGGGCGCCACAGACCCAAACCTGGATGATCTGGCCCGAGCGTCCGGACAACTGGCGCCTGGGCGGCAAGCCGGCGCAGGCGGCCCATGTGGCGGTGGCCAAGGCCATCGCACGGTTTGAGCCTGTGACCGTCGCGGTTTCTGCCGGCCAGTACGAAAATGCCCGTAGCCGTCTGGATGTGCCGAATATCCGCGTGGTGGAAATGTCCAGCGACGACGCCTGGGTCCGAGACACCGGGCCGACCTTCGTGATCAACGACAGTGGCGAAGTACGCGGTGTGAACTGGGACTTCAACGCCTGGGGCGGTTTTGATGGCGGCCTGTATGCGCCGTGGAACCGTGACGCACAGGTGGGCGGCAAGATTCTGGAGATCGAGCGTGCATCGCGTTACCGCACCGAAGGTTTTGTGCTGGAGGGTGGTTCGATCCACGTCGACGGCGAGGGCACTCTGATTACCACCGAAGAGTGCCTGCTGAACCGCAATCGCAATCCGCACTTGGATCGTGCCGCCATCGAAGCGGTGCTCAGCGCCAATCTGGCGGTGGACAAGATCATCTGGCTGCCGGATGGCCTGTTCAACGACGAAACCGACGGCCATGTGGATAACTTCTGCTGCTATGTGCGTCCAGGTGAAGTGTTGCTGGCCTGGACCGATGACCCGCAAGACCCGAACTACTCGCGCTGCCACGCTGCCATGGACGTGCTGCAAAGCAGCACCGACGCCCAGGGCCGCTCGTTCACGGTGCATAAGATGCCCATCCCGGGGCCGCTCTATGCCACCGAAGAAGAATGTGCCGGTGTCGATCCGGTAGACGGCAGCCAGGAACGTAACCCGAGCGTGCGGTTGGCCGGTTCTTACGTCAATTTCCTGATCGTCAACGGCGGCATCATTGCGCCGAGCTTCGACGACCCGTTGGATCACCAGGCCAAGCAGATCCTTCAGAACCTGTTCCCACAACACGAAGTGGTGATGGTGCCAGGCCGCGAACTGTTACTGGGGGGCGGCAATATCCATTGCCTGACCCAACAGCAGCCAGCCCCGCAGAGAAATTGA
- a CDS encoding TonB-dependent siderophore receptor, with protein sequence MLAPRLTPLSLGLSVVLSAGFACATTVLPATSINAEVDEDDPRVKQSNTATRTATAVRYVPQAIDSVKTENLRAYGTNDLGQALSGIPNVSSGADTRFDSLRIRGFDASNDFYLDGIRDDSQYVRDLHNIERIEVLKGPAAVLYGRGGQGGIVNRVSKLPTPGRESSIEAQGGSNDLRSLYADLSTDPSDDISLRLNMGNQDNNSFRDGVSGNRQLFAPSMSWQLTPELNWLVQYEYSRYNRTPDRGIPGVNGRPADVSRSTTYFSSGDYIDDTSQSLRSRLAYELNDNWQLRHTLGVFKLDSDFDNTYQTGYDAKTNTVSRQHWQQDLTTRNVFNNLEVEGGFDTFGLEHRLLTGIELGSQRRDPKLYSATAANRGGQAVPSLDLNRPNRNLRHTGRMSLSSDNHTEVESRALYVQDQLRLNDQWQLLGGLRYDRFEVDTTNKLLNTRQDVKSHSTSPRLGLVWTPLEHHSFYASWSKTFSPAGGGLIGITPNAAGSVNDLSPELTKQKEIGVKSDWLDDRLSTTLAVYELELYNRRTSDPLDRTITLLTGKQTSRGIELTATGKVIGNWYVRGGIGLQDAKVDEDNNGFEGKRISDVAKRNASLFITWKPEMGWYAETGLTLVGDRYADNLNTVVLPGYGRWDALAGFRQKAWDVSAALNNIADKHYYASATSVAQIQPGEPRSLVVTGTYSF encoded by the coding sequence ATGCTTGCGCCTCGCCTGACACCCCTTTCCCTCGGGCTTTCTGTAGTGCTGTCTGCCGGTTTCGCCTGTGCAACCACCGTCTTGCCCGCCACTTCGATCAACGCCGAAGTCGACGAAGACGACCCACGCGTCAAGCAGAGCAACACCGCCACGCGCACTGCGACTGCCGTGCGTTATGTGCCCCAGGCCATCGATTCGGTGAAAACCGAAAACCTGCGCGCCTATGGCACTAACGATCTGGGCCAGGCGTTGAGCGGTATTCCCAACGTCAGCAGCGGCGCCGACACACGTTTCGACAGCCTGCGTATCCGCGGTTTCGACGCGAGCAATGACTTCTACCTGGACGGCATTCGCGACGACAGCCAATACGTGCGCGACCTGCACAACATCGAGCGCATCGAAGTGCTCAAGGGGCCGGCGGCAGTGCTCTACGGGCGCGGCGGCCAGGGCGGGATCGTCAACCGTGTGAGCAAGCTGCCAACCCCCGGCCGCGAATCCAGCATCGAAGCCCAGGGCGGCAGCAACGATTTGCGCAGCTTGTATGCCGACCTGAGTACCGACCCCAGCGATGACATCAGCCTGCGCCTGAACATGGGCAACCAGGACAACAACAGCTTTCGCGACGGCGTCAGTGGCAACCGCCAGTTGTTCGCGCCGTCGATGAGCTGGCAGCTCACACCCGAGCTGAACTGGTTGGTGCAGTACGAATACAGCCGCTACAACCGCACGCCGGACCGTGGCATTCCTGGCGTCAACGGGCGCCCAGCCGATGTGAGTCGTAGCACCACCTACTTCTCCAGTGGCGATTACATCGATGACACCTCCCAGTCCCTGCGCTCCAGGCTCGCCTATGAGCTCAACGACAACTGGCAACTGCGCCACACCCTGGGCGTGTTCAAGCTCGACAGCGATTTCGACAACACCTACCAGACCGGCTACGACGCGAAAACCAACACCGTCAGCCGCCAGCATTGGCAACAGGACCTGACCACCCGCAATGTGTTCAACAACCTCGAAGTGGAAGGTGGTTTCGATACCTTCGGGCTAGAGCACCGCCTGCTCACCGGTATCGAACTGGGCAGCCAGCGCCGCGATCCGAAACTCTACTCCGCCACCGCAGCCAATCGGGGCGGCCAGGCCGTGCCGAGCCTGGACCTCAACCGGCCCAATCGTAATCTGCGCCATACCGGACGCATGAGCCTGTCGAGCGACAACCACACTGAAGTCGAAAGCCGCGCGTTGTACGTACAGGATCAACTGCGCCTGAACGATCAGTGGCAACTGCTGGGCGGGCTGCGTTATGACCGCTTCGAAGTGGACACCACCAACAAACTGCTCAACACCCGGCAGGACGTGAAAAGCCACAGCACCAGCCCACGTTTGGGCCTGGTGTGGACGCCGCTGGAGCATCACTCGTTCTATGCCTCGTGGAGCAAAACCTTCTCCCCGGCAGGCGGCGGCTTGATCGGCATCACGCCGAATGCGGCCGGCAGCGTCAACGACCTGAGCCCCGAGCTGACCAAGCAGAAGGAAATCGGGGTCAAAAGCGATTGGCTCGATGACCGCTTGAGCACCACCCTGGCCGTGTACGAACTCGAACTCTATAACCGTCGCACCAGCGACCCTCTGGACCGCACGATCACCCTGCTGACAGGTAAGCAGACTTCACGCGGTATCGAGCTGACGGCCACCGGTAAGGTCATCGGCAATTGGTACGTGCGTGGCGGTATCGGCTTGCAGGATGCCAAGGTCGATGAGGACAACAATGGTTTCGAAGGCAAGCGCATCAGCGACGTGGCCAAGCGCAATGCCAGTTTGTTCATCACCTGGAAACCGGAGATGGGCTGGTATGCGGAAACCGGGCTGACCCTGGTCGGTGATCGTTATGCCGACAACCTCAACACCGTGGTGTTACCGGGATATGGTCGCTGGGACGCGCTGGCCGGGTTCCGTCAGAAGGCGTGGGACGTCAGCGCGGCGCTGAACAATATCGCCGACAAACACTATTACGCCTCAGCCACTAGCGTCGCGCAAATCCAGCCAGGCGAACCACGTAGCCTGGTGGTGACTGGCACTTACAGCTTCTAG
- a CDS encoding OprD family porin, translated as MLKQRMSLIALGILSASTAMANDQEQSKGFVEDSHLNIAARNAYISRDYKNGKQDKAEWGQGFIGKFESGFTQGTVGVGVDVIGQYAIRLDGGKGRSGAGGIDFFKQGDSGEAANDLAKGGAAVKARISNTVIKYGQQMPAVPVLQYDNSRLLSETYEGTSIVSKEIAGLQLDAGHFTKEARKSAEGSDSGRLKSINYIGGSYKFTESLSAALYASDMQDVLKKQYVNVNYVLALPEKQSLTFDFNGYKTKLDRSFALENQGDADARDNKIWSLGATWAVGAHSFTLAHQRSTGDTGYLYGGYRNAGGIGDGGNTILLANSYWSDFNGKDERSWQAGYGIDFATFGVPGLTYNIAYVRGTNIDDGTGRGDGTEREIWNQFKYVVQSGPAKDLSLRARASWLRVSNNASNYNVGGNEIRLFADYPINVF; from the coding sequence ATGTTGAAGCAACGGATGAGTCTGATCGCTCTGGGGATTTTGAGCGCATCGACAGCCATGGCGAACGACCAGGAGCAATCCAAGGGTTTCGTTGAAGACAGCCACCTGAACATCGCAGCACGTAACGCCTACATCAGCCGTGACTACAAGAACGGCAAGCAGGACAAGGCCGAGTGGGGCCAAGGCTTTATCGGCAAGTTCGAGTCCGGCTTCACCCAGGGCACTGTGGGCGTGGGTGTGGACGTTATCGGCCAATACGCGATTCGTCTGGACGGCGGCAAGGGTCGCAGCGGTGCGGGCGGTATCGACTTCTTCAAGCAAGGCGATAGCGGCGAAGCTGCCAACGATCTGGCCAAAGGCGGCGCAGCCGTCAAGGCGCGTATTTCCAACACCGTGATCAAATACGGTCAGCAGATGCCAGCCGTGCCTGTGTTGCAGTACGACAATTCGCGTTTGTTGTCGGAAACCTACGAGGGCACCTCGATTGTTTCCAAGGAAATCGCCGGTCTGCAACTGGACGCCGGTCATTTCACCAAGGAAGCACGCAAGAGCGCCGAAGGTAGCGACAGCGGCCGTCTGAAAAGCATCAACTACATCGGTGGTAGCTACAAATTCACCGAAAGCCTGTCGGCTGCGTTGTATGCCTCCGACATGCAGGACGTGCTGAAGAAGCAGTACGTCAACGTCAACTACGTGCTGGCGCTGCCAGAGAAACAGTCGCTGACCTTTGACTTCAATGGCTACAAAACCAAGCTGGACCGCAGTTTCGCCCTGGAAAACCAAGGTGATGCGGACGCCCGCGACAACAAGATCTGGAGCTTGGGCGCTACCTGGGCCGTTGGCGCTCACAGCTTCACCCTCGCTCACCAGCGCAGCACCGGTGACACCGGCTACCTGTACGGCGGCTACCGCAACGCTGGCGGCATCGGCGACGGCGGCAATACCATCCTGCTGGCCAACTCCTACTGGTCCGACTTCAACGGCAAGGACGAGCGCTCCTGGCAGGCAGGCTACGGCATCGACTTCGCCACCTTCGGCGTACCGGGCCTGACCTACAACATCGCCTATGTACGCGGTACCAATATCGACGACGGCACTGGCCGTGGCGATGGTACCGAGCGTGAAATCTGGAACCAGTTCAAGTACGTGGTACAGAGCGGCCCGGCCAAAGACCTGAGCCTGCGTGCTCGCGCCTCGTGGTTGCGCGTTTCCAACAACGCCAGTAACTACAACGTAGGCGGTAACGAAATCCGCCTGTTCGCCGACTACCCGATCAACGTTTTCTAA